A genome region from Streptomyces antimycoticus includes the following:
- a CDS encoding gas vesicle protein translates to MTMAPEGPLAHQQIALVDVLDRLLAGGVVITGDLTLRIADVDLVRIDLRALISSVNANVPSPWEEP, encoded by the coding sequence ATGACGATGGCCCCGGAGGGCCCGTTGGCCCATCAGCAGATCGCCCTGGTGGACGTGCTGGACCGGCTGCTCGCCGGCGGCGTGGTGATCACCGGTGATCTGACCCTGCGCATCGCCGACGTCGATCTGGTCCGCATCGATCTGCGCGCCCTCATCAGCTCGGTCAACGCCAATGTCCCGTCCCCCTGGGAGGAACCGTGA
- a CDS encoding GvpL/GvpF family gas vesicle protein, giving the protein MTEGLRYAYAVVRDTAAPEAALDALTVLEDVPGVAGEPVVAVRHQGLAVLAGAVPAEDFDEGPLRERLEDMAWLEMVARTHQRVVDTVGAESCVIPVRLATVCQGEEGLRRMLATGRERFASALDRLEGRVEWGVKAYAATPAPPEPPAPEPPAPQEPPAPNRPPAGTPNTPGGMSGRDYLRRRKAQRQAAERRWGDTEEGARLVHDTLSGLAERARLHPPQDPRLSGVSDRNVLNAAYLVRREDSAAFAERVGELAGRTAALRVELTGPWAPYSFTAPDENAATGENTAPDRAESAGAEG; this is encoded by the coding sequence ATGACCGAAGGACTGCGGTACGCCTACGCGGTCGTGCGCGACACCGCCGCGCCGGAGGCCGCCCTGGACGCCCTCACCGTCCTGGAGGACGTGCCCGGTGTCGCGGGCGAACCGGTGGTGGCCGTGCGCCATCAGGGGCTCGCCGTGCTGGCGGGCGCCGTACCGGCCGAGGATTTCGACGAGGGCCCGCTGCGGGAGCGGCTGGAGGACATGGCCTGGCTGGAGATGGTGGCCCGGACCCATCAGCGGGTGGTCGACACCGTCGGCGCCGAATCCTGTGTCATACCGGTCCGGCTGGCCACCGTCTGCCAGGGCGAGGAGGGGCTGCGGCGGATGCTCGCCACCGGCCGGGAGCGGTTCGCCTCGGCGCTGGACCGGCTGGAGGGCCGGGTCGAATGGGGCGTCAAGGCGTACGCCGCGACGCCCGCGCCTCCGGAGCCACCCGCGCCGGAGCCACCCGCGCCCCAGGAACCGCCCGCGCCCAACCGGCCGCCCGCCGGAACCCCGAACACCCCGGGCGGCATGTCCGGCCGCGACTATCTGCGCCGCCGCAAGGCACAGCGGCAGGCGGCCGAGCGGCGCTGGGGCGATACGGAGGAGGGCGCGCGGCTGGTGCACGACACCCTCAGCGGGCTGGCCGAGCGGGCCCGGCTGCATCCGCCGCAGGACCCCCGGCTGTCGGGGGTCTCCGACCGCAATGTGCTGAACGCCGCGTATCTGGTGCGGCGCGAGGACAGCGCCGCCTTCGCCGAGCGGGTTGGTGAGCTGGCCGGGCGCACGGCCGCGCTGCGGGTGGAGCTGACCGGCCCCTGGGCGCCGTACTCCTTCACCGCACCGGACGAGAACGCCGCGACCGGCGAGAACACCGCACCGGACAGGGCCGAGAGCGCGGGGGCCGAGGGATGA
- a CDS encoding gas vesicle protein GvpG — MLRQVVAAAEREYYDPANIQRALAELETQLDQGVIDEKEFERQEDALLDRLEEARQWANGTL, encoded by the coding sequence GTGCTGAGGCAGGTCGTCGCCGCCGCGGAGCGGGAGTACTACGACCCGGCCAACATCCAGCGCGCCCTGGCCGAGCTGGAGACCCAGCTCGACCAGGGCGTGATCGACGAGAAGGAGTTCGAGCGGCAGGAGGACGCGCTGCTCGACCGGTTGGAGGAGGCACGCCAGTGGGCGAACGGGACTCTGTGA
- a CDS encoding GvpL/GvpF family gas vesicle protein — MTTYVYGIARGEVRDLGDRLLGIGDPPLPVRALNQGELAAIVSDCPPELKPRRRDLLAHQHVLAEVSDSRPVLPMRFGSVSSSDDDVRSVLAEHADRYQDQLSRLSDRVEYNVKVVHDEDAVLHQVLAEEPELRVMAEANRAAGGGTYEERVRFGELMASAVRAREVRDAKLVEEALAPAAEDVRPGPESGGWFLSLSLLLAKDGADPLLTAAADVEQAHPWLKLRINGPLPPYSFVES, encoded by the coding sequence GGCATCGCGCGCGGTGAGGTCCGGGACCTGGGCGATCGGCTGCTGGGCATCGGCGACCCCCCGCTGCCGGTCCGGGCGCTGAACCAGGGCGAGCTGGCGGCGATCGTCAGCGACTGCCCGCCCGAGCTCAAGCCCCGCCGTCGCGATCTGCTGGCCCATCAGCATGTGCTGGCCGAGGTGAGCGACTCCCGCCCGGTGCTGCCGATGCGCTTCGGCAGCGTCTCCTCCAGCGACGACGACGTCCGCAGCGTGCTGGCCGAGCACGCCGACCGCTACCAGGACCAGCTGAGCCGGCTGTCCGACCGGGTCGAGTACAACGTCAAGGTCGTACACGACGAGGACGCGGTGCTCCACCAAGTGCTCGCCGAGGAGCCGGAGCTGCGGGTGATGGCGGAGGCCAACCGGGCGGCCGGCGGCGGCACCTACGAGGAACGGGTGCGCTTCGGCGAGCTGATGGCGAGCGCCGTGCGGGCCCGTGAGGTGCGGGACGCCAAGCTGGTGGAGGAGGCGCTGGCCCCGGCCGCCGAGGACGTGCGCCCCGGCCCGGAGAGCGGCGGCTGGTTCCTCAGCCTGTCCCTGCTGCTCGCCAAGGACGGCGCCGATCCGCTGCTGACGGCGGCGGCCGACGTGGAGCAGGCCCACCCCTGGCTGAAGCTGCGGATCAACGGTCCGCTACCGCCGTACAGCTTCGTCGAGTCCTGA
- a CDS encoding gas vesicle protein, which yields MASRGEGGANLADILERVLDKGVVIAGDIRINLLDIELLTIKLRLIVASVDKAKEMGIDWWEHDPSLSSRARSEVNGQEKTEVTSGENRESAE from the coding sequence CTGGCAAGCCGTGGCGAGGGCGGGGCCAACCTCGCCGACATCCTGGAGCGGGTGCTCGACAAGGGTGTGGTGATCGCGGGCGATATCCGCATCAACCTGCTCGACATCGAACTTCTCACGATCAAGCTGCGGCTGATCGTGGCCTCGGTCGACAAGGCGAAGGAGATGGGCATCGACTGGTGGGAGCACGACCCGTCGCTCTCGTCACGTGCCCGGTCCGAGGTGAACGGCCAGGAGAAGACCGAGGTGACCAGCGGGGAGAACCGGGAGAGCGCCGAATGA